A window of Maioricimonas rarisocia genomic DNA:
CGTCAGCCCGACCATGATCGCCGGCACGTAGGGAAAGTTCTCCTGAGATCGCAGCGTCGCGATAATGGCCCCGACCATGCCCGCCAGAGCCGTCCAGAACAGCAATCCGAAGATGCCGAACGGTCCCAGCCACGCTCCCAGACCGGCAACGAGCTTGAGATCGCCACCTCCCAGTCCGCCGGTCCACGCGAACGGCAGTGTCACGAGAAAGCCGGCCGCGGCTCCTCCGACCACCACCTGCCAGGTCAGATGGTGCCAGCCCAGTACGGCCGCGACCAGGGCGGTCGCCAGAAGCCTGATGGACACGGAATCCGGAATCTCGCGCGTCCGCAGATCGTGCCAGGTGGCTTCAGCGCAGAGTGCGAGCGGAATCAGCAGCAGCCACGAATGGGAAAGCGATCCGGAAAACACAAACGACCGCGATTGTTACAAGAGAGAGAGTTCATAAACACAGCCGCAAGGCCTGCCTGCACGGAGACAGGCAGGCCCCGACAGCGTGTTTCACGTCCAGGGCGAGAAGCCCTCTGGACAGATTGACTTGCGCCGACCAGCGCCGGAAGCGAATCGACTACGGAGCGAGATCGTCCGCTTCGACCACGAGGGCGCCAATCCCCGGGATGCCGACGTTGCCTTCGATGGAGCCCGGGCTGCTGGCGTCCAGGTAGACCACCCCGTTGGTGTCCTGGGACGTATTGACCAGCTTGCCGCTGACGATCGGGCCGATGTCATCATC
This region includes:
- a CDS encoding prepilin peptidase → MFSGSLSHSWLLLIPLALCAEATWHDLRTREIPDSVSIRLLATALVAAVLGWHHLTWQVVVGGAAAGFLVTLPFAWTGGLGGGDLKLVAGLGAWLGPFGIFGLLFWTALAGMVGAIIATLRSQENFPYVPAIMVGLTIQIVFPDALPHLVVALRSLGG